From Acidicapsa acidisoli, the proteins below share one genomic window:
- a CDS encoding slipin family protein, with protein sequence MGFVGFPFLIVAIILVLYLLNSIKILREYERAVIFRLGRALPEPKGPGLFLVFRPLDQMVRISLRQEVMEVPPQDVITRDNVTIKVNAVVTLRVLNPTLAVVQVANYAYQTSQFAQTTLRSVLGEVELDELLSHRDKLNLRIQGIIDQRTEPFGVKVLSVEVKQVDLPEQMLRAMAKQAEAAREARSKIIHAEGEFNAAQKLVEAAHLLATEPLTMQLRYLQTLTEIGVEKNTTIVFPLPIDILSLLRDGLRDGLRPAITPPAPLESK encoded by the coding sequence ATGGGCTTTGTCGGTTTTCCGTTCCTGATCGTTGCCATCATTCTGGTTCTCTACCTCTTGAATTCCATCAAGATCCTCCGCGAATACGAGCGCGCCGTCATCTTCCGCCTTGGCCGCGCGCTGCCTGAGCCCAAAGGTCCGGGTCTGTTTCTGGTCTTTCGCCCGCTTGACCAGATGGTCCGGATTTCGCTGCGCCAGGAGGTAATGGAAGTCCCGCCGCAGGACGTGATCACCCGCGACAACGTCACCATCAAGGTCAATGCCGTCGTCACCCTGCGCGTGCTGAATCCAACCCTCGCCGTTGTCCAGGTAGCCAACTACGCCTACCAGACCTCGCAATTCGCGCAAACCACCCTGCGCTCGGTACTCGGCGAAGTGGAGCTGGACGAGCTTCTAAGCCATCGCGACAAGCTCAACCTGCGCATCCAGGGCATCATCGACCAGCGCACCGAACCCTTCGGCGTAAAGGTGCTTTCCGTCGAAGTCAAGCAGGTCGACCTTCCGGAACAGATGCTGCGTGCCATGGCCAAGCAGGCCGAGGCCGCCCGCGAAGCGCGCTCCAAAATCATCCACGCCGAGGGAGAATTCAACGCCGCCCAGAAGCTTGTCGAAGCAGCTCACCTGCTGGCCACAGAACCCCTCACCATGCAGCTCCGCTATCTGCAGACGCTGACCGAGATCGGCGTCGAGAAGAACACCACTATCGTCTTCCCCCTCCCAATCGATATCCTGTCATTATTGCGAGACGGGCTGCGGGATGGGTTACGGCCCGCGATAACACCCCCGGCGCCGTTGGAAAGCAAGTAG
- a CDS encoding MgtC/SapB family protein — protein sequence MTGIIPAEFAAILAQPFSFGELEQNLVSNQAVERLLVACALGTVVGIEREWKAQSAGVRTNLLICMGCAFFTLMSAVLAGDTGTNKGQVASNIVQGIGFLGAGLILHNKSRVSGLASAASIFVVASIGMACGAGLFLPAVIATFIVVVAMLVIGFVEWKVSLKAYPLIYEARGSDETNMLISILDAMDKEQQRLAGVDRDEIGVLQRVSFSLSATKRRHERLRSRLLAEPAISELKTFRDPEED from the coding sequence ATGACCGGCATCATTCCAGCAGAATTCGCGGCGATTTTGGCTCAGCCTTTCAGCTTCGGCGAGCTTGAGCAGAATCTCGTCAGCAATCAGGCAGTCGAACGCCTCCTTGTCGCCTGCGCTCTCGGGACCGTGGTGGGAATCGAGCGCGAGTGGAAGGCCCAGTCGGCGGGCGTGCGCACCAATTTGCTGATCTGCATGGGCTGCGCATTTTTTACCCTGATGTCGGCAGTGCTTGCGGGCGATACTGGCACCAACAAGGGCCAGGTTGCCTCGAATATTGTGCAGGGCATTGGCTTTTTAGGTGCTGGATTGATCCTCCACAACAAGAGCCGCGTGAGCGGGCTGGCCAGCGCCGCCAGTATCTTTGTCGTGGCCTCGATCGGCATGGCCTGTGGAGCGGGCCTGTTCTTACCCGCTGTCATTGCCACGTTCATCGTGGTGGTGGCCATGCTCGTCATCGGATTCGTGGAGTGGAAGGTGAGCCTCAAGGCCTATCCGCTCATTTACGAAGCGCGCGGCAGCGACGAAACCAACATGCTGATCTCGATCCTCGATGCGATGGACAAGGAGCAGCAGCGCCTTGCCGGTGTTGACCGGGATGAGATCGGCGTTTTGCAGCGGGTCAGCTTTTCGCTCTCTGCTACGAAACGCCGCCATGAACGACTGCGCTCCCGCCTGCTTGCAGAGCCGGCCATCAGCGAATTGAAAACTTTCCGCGACCCGGAGGAAGACTAA
- the dapF gene encoding diaminopimelate epimerase yields the protein MIPFTKAHACGNDFLIITEDAAQGYDKAELAQRLCERNTSIGADGIAFFEWTGEANNSGGRIRLYNTDGSVAEISGNGTRCVAAWMAEELNAQAGDELSIETDAGVRICAIDDFRDSDNGGPTVLVTTDMDVPEYEETTVELADGTVIEGVFVDMGNPHFVILLDTPESEGFSIEGRPWEEVGEEICFHPDFPEQTNVEFVRMLGSRAEPLNQVALRIYERGVGPTTSSGTGTSAAGTAMIAVYGAVSPLEVAAPGGVQTVEWNGPGEHLYLTGPAMLICRGEAW from the coding sequence TTGATTCCCTTTACCAAAGCACACGCCTGCGGCAACGACTTTCTCATCATTACCGAAGACGCCGCCCAGGGCTACGACAAGGCCGAACTGGCGCAGCGCCTCTGCGAACGCAACACCAGCATCGGCGCGGATGGCATTGCGTTTTTTGAATGGACCGGTGAGGCCAACAACTCTGGTGGCCGCATCCGGCTCTACAACACGGATGGTTCTGTTGCCGAGATAAGCGGCAACGGCACGCGCTGTGTCGCTGCGTGGATGGCGGAGGAGCTGAATGCGCAGGCAGGGGACGAGCTCTCGATCGAGACCGACGCTGGAGTGCGTATCTGCGCAATCGACGATTTTCGAGATTCGGACAACGGCGGCCCAACCGTCCTGGTCACCACCGATATGGATGTCCCCGAGTACGAAGAGACGACGGTCGAGCTTGCCGATGGAACCGTGATCGAAGGCGTCTTTGTCGACATGGGCAATCCCCACTTTGTCATTCTCCTCGACACGCCGGAGAGCGAAGGCTTCTCCATCGAAGGCCGGCCGTGGGAAGAAGTCGGCGAGGAGATCTGTTTTCACCCCGATTTTCCCGAACAGACGAATGTGGAGTTCGTCCGGATGCTGGGCAGTCGCGCGGAGCCGCTGAATCAGGTGGCGCTGCGCATATACGAGCGCGGTGTCGGGCCGACGACTTCTTCGGGTACAGGCACTTCGGCGGCCGGGACTGCAATGATCGCGGTGTACGGCGCGGTTTCTCCGCTGGAGGTCGCTGCTCCGGGCGGCGTTCAGACCGTGGAATGGAACGGCCCCGGCGAGCATCTGTACCTTACCGGACCGGCAATGCTGATTTGCCGAGGCGAGGCCTGGTAG
- a CDS encoding SPOR domain-containing protein has protein sequence MRTVFEEEEEIAEPDPQQDRELTISSTTLLAIFFGLVLVCGLFFGLGYSLGRRTPSEASQLPSDAAPSSASGSLQPSENQPKPSAASQPAVDPTPAPVDAAPPDASESTAPAVTPSDGQPGPSTSEMSVKPALQPVKLQSSPPATAQPAPALAAAAPQQAPAATQAAAPAAAIMVQIAAISNPADAAVLVSALQKRGYSVTSRRVPGDSLIRVQVGPFSNRADAIAMRQKLLGDGYNAILK, from the coding sequence ATGAGAACCGTATTTGAAGAGGAGGAAGAGATCGCTGAGCCCGATCCTCAACAGGATAGGGAGCTTACGATCAGTTCGACGACGCTGCTTGCCATCTTTTTTGGCCTTGTTCTGGTTTGCGGACTCTTCTTTGGCCTCGGCTACTCGCTGGGCCGCCGCACCCCCTCAGAGGCCAGCCAGCTTCCATCCGACGCAGCGCCGAGTAGCGCATCCGGCTCCTTGCAGCCATCCGAGAATCAGCCCAAGCCCTCCGCGGCATCGCAGCCTGCGGTTGATCCAACGCCGGCTCCGGTCGACGCGGCTCCCCCCGACGCATCGGAAAGCACAGCACCCGCCGTCACTCCATCGGACGGCCAGCCCGGACCATCAACTTCGGAAATGAGTGTGAAGCCCGCTTTGCAGCCAGTCAAGTTGCAATCTTCGCCGCCTGCCACAGCACAACCTGCTCCCGCTCTGGCTGCCGCGGCTCCGCAGCAAGCGCCCGCGGCGACGCAGGCCGCTGCGCCTGCGGCCGCAATCATGGTCCAGATTGCCGCGATCTCGAACCCGGCGGACGCCGCTGTGCTGGTCAGCGCGTTGCAGAAGCGCGGCTACTCCGTCACCTCGCGCCGCGTCCCGGGGGATTCGCTCATCCGAGTCCAGGTCGGCCCATTCTCAAATCGCGCCGACGCCATTGCCATGCGCCAGAAGCTTCTCGGGGACGGCTATAACGCAATCCTGAAGTAG
- a CDS encoding lysophospholipid acyltransferase family protein yields the protein MIASLLILASYLVMGLPTALVCIPWCLITGDVMPLYRASLFVVRTGFRLAGVRIQVEGLELVPQGVACIFMSNHVSNLDPPVLIPLLPGRTSVFLKRSLMKIPVLGYGMRLAEFVPVDRGGTVEGALESTKRASAVLGKGIHITTFVEGTRSRDGRMLPFKKGPFYLAMETGAPCVPISISGTESMMRKGSMRIEPGLVRVIFHPPIYPASVADRDALMLAVRESIASGLPERMRG from the coding sequence ATGATTGCATCTCTGCTCATTTTGGCGAGCTATCTTGTGATGGGATTGCCGACTGCGCTTGTCTGCATTCCATGGTGCCTGATTACCGGCGACGTAATGCCGCTCTACCGGGCGTCCTTGTTCGTAGTGCGCACAGGGTTTCGTCTGGCTGGTGTGCGGATTCAGGTAGAGGGACTGGAACTGGTTCCGCAAGGCGTTGCGTGTATTTTCATGTCTAACCACGTCTCCAATCTTGATCCGCCGGTGCTGATTCCATTGCTGCCAGGGCGGACATCGGTCTTTCTCAAGCGCTCGCTGATGAAGATTCCTGTGCTCGGATACGGGATGCGGCTGGCGGAGTTTGTGCCGGTTGACCGTGGCGGCACCGTGGAGGGCGCACTCGAGAGCACGAAGCGAGCGAGTGCGGTGCTGGGCAAGGGAATTCACATCACGACGTTTGTCGAGGGTACACGATCGCGCGACGGGCGGATGCTGCCGTTCAAGAAAGGTCCGTTTTATCTGGCGATGGAGACAGGTGCGCCCTGCGTTCCCATCTCCATTTCAGGCACGGAGTCGATGATGCGGAAAGGGAGCATGCGCATTGAGCCGGGGCTGGTGCGGGTCATCTTTCACCCGCCGATTTACCCCGCAAGCGTGGCCGACCGGGATGCTCTGATGCTCGCCGTGCGGGAGTCGATCGCTTCCGGGCTGCCGGAACGTATGCGCGGATGA
- a CDS encoding NfeD family protein, which translates to MRKPANLIFRQFIALFFLCFACVSLSAWANPAATQPIVYKIEIRDTIQPISAGRLERAIDTADQNHAAALLVELDTPGGLLDSTRQMVGAILNAKVPVIIYVAPAGARAASAGFFLLEAADIAAMAPGTNTGAAHPVLSSGTPDDTMKMKMENDAAAFLRSYVTRRGRNAEVAETAIRTSKSFSADEALNQTGQKLIDLVAPNETQLLTALDGRTITRINNGEATTQTLHLKNARILPIEPTIREQLLGYLANPNIALLLLVGGALLIYLEFNVPGTIVPGALGTVMVLLAIFALDLLPIRHTAILMLLSAAVLLLLEVKFASHGILAIAGIVCLAFGTLTLVDAPIPEMAIQPVIAISLCIAFGIITVVLLRLAVKARHNKALTGPAALVGSLGATMEPIWTRNTLPIGRILVQGEIWQAIATAPIPEKETVRVTGFEDDILQVQPEIQTPSLPVS; encoded by the coding sequence ATGCGAAAGCCCGCGAACTTGATATTCCGGCAATTCATCGCCCTGTTCTTCCTGTGCTTCGCCTGCGTTTCTCTTTCGGCCTGGGCTAACCCAGCCGCCACTCAGCCCATCGTCTACAAGATCGAAATCCGCGACACCATCCAACCCATCAGCGCAGGCCGCCTCGAACGGGCAATTGACACTGCGGATCAAAACCATGCCGCTGCCCTGCTCGTCGAACTCGACACGCCCGGAGGACTGCTCGACTCCACGCGCCAGATGGTCGGTGCCATCCTCAACGCAAAGGTTCCTGTCATCATTTACGTCGCTCCAGCCGGAGCGCGTGCCGCTTCTGCCGGCTTCTTCCTGCTGGAAGCGGCGGATATAGCCGCAATGGCGCCCGGCACCAACACCGGAGCTGCCCATCCCGTCCTCTCGTCCGGCACGCCCGACGACACAATGAAGATGAAGATGGAGAACGACGCGGCGGCCTTTCTGCGCTCCTACGTCACCCGGCGCGGTCGCAACGCCGAGGTGGCGGAGACCGCAATCCGCACCTCCAAATCCTTCTCCGCCGATGAAGCCTTGAATCAGACGGGCCAGAAGCTGATCGACCTCGTCGCGCCAAACGAAACCCAGTTACTCACCGCGCTCGATGGCCGCACTATCACCCGGATCAACAACGGCGAAGCAACCACCCAGACCCTGCACCTCAAAAATGCCCGCATCCTCCCAATCGAACCCACCATTCGCGAGCAACTGCTCGGCTACCTCGCCAACCCCAACATCGCGCTGCTGCTGCTCGTTGGCGGAGCACTGCTCATCTACCTCGAATTCAACGTTCCCGGCACCATAGTCCCCGGCGCGCTGGGAACGGTCATGGTTCTGCTCGCCATCTTCGCGCTCGACCTGCTGCCCATCCGTCATACGGCAATCCTGATGCTGCTTTCCGCCGCGGTGCTTCTGCTGCTGGAGGTGAAATTCGCAAGCCACGGCATACTAGCCATTGCCGGAATAGTCTGCCTCGCCTTCGGCACACTGACCTTAGTGGACGCGCCCATCCCCGAGATGGCCATTCAGCCGGTCATCGCCATCTCACTCTGCATCGCTTTCGGCATCATCACCGTCGTGCTGCTGCGCCTCGCCGTGAAGGCCCGCCACAATAAGGCGCTCACCGGTCCCGCCGCGCTGGTCGGCTCACTCGGCGCCACCATGGAACCGATCTGGACCCGGAACACGCTGCCCATCGGCCGAATCCTCGTACAAGGCGAAATCTGGCAGGCCATCGCAACCGCTCCCATCCCGGAAAAGGAAACCGTCCGCGTCACCGGCTTCGAGGACGATATTCTTCAGGTTCAGCCCGAGATACAAACCCCGTCTTTGCCCGTTTCCTGA
- a CDS encoding PfkB family carbohydrate kinase produces MAITVVGSVAFDTVETPAGRVDRCLAGAATYFSLAASYFTDVRVIAVVGEDFTAKEEAVFAARGIDTRGVERAPGKSFFWQGSYLENLNEAKTLQTDLNVFASFEPKIPAAYQDSEFLFLANIDPVLQKRVRDAMPGVKLVGGDTMNYWINDHRDNLLKMLACVDILLINDTETKLLAGSRNPVKAARDVLSLGPKSLVVKHGEYGATAFFGPNSFHGNGLDSHHPFRAPALPLAEVVDPTGAGDSFAGGFFGYIASQPELTPAVFKRAMFYGGVMGSFTVERFGTERLRQLTREEIEERFAIFRELTHLD; encoded by the coding sequence ATGGCGATTACCGTTGTAGGCAGTGTTGCATTCGATACCGTTGAGACTCCGGCAGGGCGCGTGGACCGCTGCCTTGCGGGTGCGGCGACTTACTTCTCCCTCGCTGCAAGTTACTTCACCGACGTGCGCGTGATTGCTGTGGTGGGCGAGGACTTCACCGCGAAGGAAGAAGCCGTCTTCGCCGCGCGCGGCATCGATACACGCGGGGTGGAGCGCGCACCGGGCAAAAGCTTCTTCTGGCAAGGCTCGTATCTAGAAAACCTGAACGAAGCGAAGACTCTTCAAACGGATTTGAATGTTTTCGCCTCGTTTGAACCCAAGATTCCCGCGGCATATCAGGACTCCGAGTTTCTTTTCCTTGCCAATATCGATCCGGTGTTGCAAAAGCGCGTGCGCGATGCGATGCCCGGCGTGAAGCTGGTGGGCGGCGACACGATGAATTACTGGATCAACGACCACCGCGACAATCTGCTCAAGATGCTCGCGTGCGTCGATATCCTGCTCATCAACGACACCGAGACCAAGCTGCTGGCCGGAAGCAGAAATCCGGTGAAGGCGGCGCGGGATGTATTGTCGCTGGGACCTAAGTCGCTGGTGGTGAAGCACGGCGAGTATGGCGCGACGGCCTTCTTCGGTCCGAACTCGTTTCACGGGAATGGGTTGGATTCACATCATCCATTTCGCGCACCCGCACTGCCGCTGGCTGAAGTTGTGGACCCGACAGGCGCAGGCGACAGCTTTGCCGGCGGTTTCTTCGGCTATATTGCCTCTCAGCCGGAGTTGACTCCCGCAGTCTTCAAGCGCGCCATGTTCTACGGCGGCGTGATGGGCTCGTTTACCGTGGAGCGATTCGGCACCGAACGCCTGCGGCAACTCACCCGCGAAGAGATTGAAGAGCGCTTTGCCATCTTCCGCGAACTGACGCACCTTGATTGA
- a CDS encoding S66 peptidase family protein has protein sequence MADLLKPRAAAVGVKVAVLSPASSPDPAKVDRGMEALRNLGFLPIEAPHMLTRGPLYFAGTTEQRLLDLHAAFADDTVRVVFATRGGYGANYLLEGLDMDVLGDHPKPLFGYSDLTALQITLLDTLNLPSFHGPMVSPDFGREDGVHLPSLLAALAGEPYRVGKAEGLRLLKAGAEVQPVRGTLYGGCLSILTTLLGTAFEPQTEGKLLFLEDVSAKPFQIDRMLWQLKQSEKLDGVKGIIFGEMLDCVSPGGRPDLLEEVILNALDDFEGPIVIGLRSGHVSRANVTLTFGVQAELVATLEPELRLLEPAVAR, from the coding sequence ATGGCTGACCTGCTCAAGCCCCGCGCTGCCGCCGTAGGAGTCAAGGTAGCCGTTCTGTCGCCTGCCTCCTCGCCCGATCCGGCGAAGGTGGATCGCGGTATGGAAGCGCTGCGCAATCTGGGATTTCTGCCCATTGAAGCGCCGCACATGCTCACGCGCGGGCCGCTTTATTTCGCGGGAACCACGGAGCAGCGGCTGCTCGACCTGCACGCGGCGTTTGCCGACGATACGGTGCGTGTGGTCTTCGCCACGCGCGGCGGTTACGGCGCAAATTATCTGCTTGAAGGTTTGGATATGGATGTGCTCGGCGATCATCCGAAGCCGCTGTTTGGCTACAGCGACCTGACCGCACTCCAGATTACGCTGCTCGATACGCTGAATCTGCCCTCCTTTCACGGGCCAATGGTTTCGCCGGATTTTGGCCGCGAGGATGGAGTGCATCTGCCGAGTCTGCTGGCCGCTCTGGCTGGCGAGCCGTACCGGGTGGGCAAAGCCGAGGGGCTGCGGCTGCTGAAGGCAGGTGCAGAGGTGCAGCCGGTTCGCGGAACTCTGTATGGCGGCTGCCTGAGCATTCTGACAACGCTGCTGGGAACGGCCTTCGAGCCGCAGACGGAAGGCAAGCTGCTCTTTCTGGAAGACGTGTCGGCCAAGCCATTTCAAATTGATCGGATGCTTTGGCAATTGAAACAATCGGAGAAGCTGGACGGGGTCAAAGGCATCATCTTTGGCGAGATGCTGGATTGCGTTTCGCCCGGAGGCAGGCCCGATCTGCTGGAGGAAGTGATTCTGAACGCACTGGATGATTTTGAGGGGCCAATTGTAATCGGCCTGCGCAGCGGGCATGTCTCCCGCGCCAACGTAACGCTCACCTTCGGCGTGCAAGCTGAGTTGGTGGCAACACTGGAGCCGGAACTGCGTCTGCTGGAACCGGCGGTGGCGCGATAA
- the mpl gene encoding UDP-N-acetylmuramate:L-alanyl-gamma-D-glutamyl-meso-diaminopimelate ligase: protein MAERKHIHLSGICGTAMASLAGLLREKGCRVTGSDAAAYPPMSDLLREMGVPVAQPYAEANLDAKPGQPGPDLVVIGNALSRGNPEVERLLDSQSTVKRIPFTSMAAVLHEEFLAGRETLVVAGTHGKTTTTSMLAWIYQTASHENPALEPSFLIGGVAENFGTSYQLRPTHTFLLEGDEYDTAFFDKGPKFLHYFPDGLILTSVEFDHADIYADLEAVKLAFKRLVNLIPRAGVIVAYDGSSNVTECVSHALCRVERYGFTEGADWRIENLRHEDGKSLWEVHHAGALWAELEMLVAGEHNVLNATAAAALAANHGVPVAAIKAALASFRSVKRRLEVRAVIDGVTIIDDFAHHPTAIRETLRALRQVYPAANGTTGRLWAVLEPRSNTLRRNVFQRELVDSLALADRVILDAVYQQQRIPEGERLHPEQVIAALNAQGTPAELCADVAAIVDSLNRQLQPGDVVAILSNGGFDGIYEKLPACLAQRSALIPGALART, encoded by the coding sequence ATGGCCGAGCGAAAGCACATTCATTTAAGCGGCATCTGCGGAACGGCGATGGCCTCGCTGGCTGGACTCCTGCGCGAAAAAGGCTGCCGCGTCACCGGCTCCGATGCGGCAGCGTATCCGCCGATGAGTGATCTGCTGCGCGAGATGGGCGTGCCGGTGGCGCAGCCTTACGCGGAAGCCAATCTTGATGCCAAACCTGGCCAGCCCGGTCCCGATCTCGTGGTCATCGGCAATGCGCTTTCGCGCGGCAATCCTGAAGTGGAGCGGTTGCTCGACAGTCAGAGTACTGTCAAGAGGATTCCGTTCACTTCGATGGCGGCCGTGCTGCATGAGGAGTTTCTTGCCGGGCGGGAAACACTCGTGGTCGCCGGAACGCACGGGAAAACCACCACGACAAGCATGTTGGCGTGGATCTATCAGACGGCCTCGCACGAGAATCCGGCGCTGGAGCCGTCGTTTCTGATTGGCGGCGTCGCGGAAAACTTCGGTACAAGCTATCAGCTTCGGCCCACGCACACCTTTCTGCTCGAAGGCGATGAGTACGACACGGCTTTCTTCGATAAAGGGCCAAAGTTTCTGCACTACTTTCCGGACGGGCTGATTCTGACCAGCGTGGAGTTTGACCACGCGGATATCTACGCCGACCTAGAGGCCGTGAAGCTGGCGTTCAAGCGGCTGGTGAACCTGATCCCGCGCGCGGGCGTAATTGTCGCCTACGACGGCAGCTCCAATGTGACTGAATGCGTAAGCCATGCGCTGTGCCGCGTCGAGCGTTATGGATTCACAGAGGGCGCGGACTGGCGTATCGAAAACCTGCGCCACGAGGATGGAAAGAGCCTTTGGGAAGTCCACCATGCCGGCGCGCTGTGGGCAGAACTGGAGATGCTGGTCGCGGGCGAACACAATGTGCTGAATGCAACCGCCGCGGCTGCGCTGGCAGCGAATCATGGCGTTCCGGTTGCAGCGATCAAGGCTGCGCTGGCGAGCTTCCGCAGCGTCAAGCGCAGGCTTGAAGTCCGCGCCGTGATCGACGGTGTCACCATCATCGACGACTTTGCGCACCATCCTACGGCGATTCGCGAGACGCTGCGGGCGCTGCGGCAGGTCTATCCCGCCGCGAACGGGACCACTGGCAGACTTTGGGCGGTACTGGAGCCGCGTTCGAATACACTGCGGCGGAATGTCTTTCAGCGGGAACTAGTCGACAGCCTCGCGCTTGCCGACCGCGTGATTTTGGATGCGGTTTACCAGCAACAGCGAATTCCCGAGGGAGAACGGCTGCATCCGGAGCAGGTGATTGCCGCTCTTAACGCGCAGGGAACTCCGGCAGAGCTGTGCGCCGACGTGGCGGCGATTGTGGATTCGCTCAACCGCCAGCTCCAACCCGGCGATGTGGTGGCGATTCTCTCCAATGGTGGGTTTGACGGCATCTACGAGAAGCTCCCGGCGTGTCTTGCGCAGCGATCGGCGCTTATCCCGGGAGCGCTCGCCCGGACATGA
- a CDS encoding glycosyltransferase family 39 protein: MNRPIPTRPHSSGLSRGEQLLVLAAAFLASSVAVWWSWSHAAMLLYGDAEAHIHIARRLFDSHRPGITQLGSVWLPLPHLLLVPFISVDSWWRSGFGSMIPSAICYLLACLGLYRLMRKWVSPAAACIALALFAANPNLLYMQTTAMTEPLFLCELIWSVLLLVEWYQSLNAGDGRSGRLLWAVIAVLAAAVYTRYDGWILAFLAWLAMAVCMARRGRLFRWNFILASLALLLAPVGWMAYNAVVFGDWLDFMRGPYSARAIELRTSSSAVDPHPGWHNLWVSLVYFAKDAEMDAAALGWGEIVFLAAAIGAGIAWLRFPTRKPGREAAAHSAWVWTLLLWLPLPFYTYSVSYGSVPIFLPVWKPFSWYNTRYGMEMLPVFAFFFAFAIEAVLAWMEEHKPKYRRAVIIASFVLLAANVAEMLREKPLTYVEAKKNTAARGYYNVTLADALRRLHELDPAGVVLMNTSTFPTIVPNAGLTYRQTINESDKEFWWAALGAPAAHASIVLAFAGDDIDKAVKAHPEHLRVYRRFHSPSKGWDQLDATLYVTDTFPAAELPQPSTAVTGR, from the coding sequence GTGAATAGGCCGATTCCAACGCGACCTCACTCCAGTGGCCTGAGCCGCGGCGAGCAGCTTCTGGTGCTCGCCGCGGCTTTCCTTGCTTCCTCCGTGGCAGTCTGGTGGAGTTGGAGCCATGCGGCCATGCTCCTCTACGGCGACGCCGAGGCGCACATCCACATCGCGCGGCGGCTCTTCGATTCGCACCGGCCCGGCATCACGCAACTTGGTTCCGTGTGGCTGCCTCTGCCCCATCTGCTGCTCGTTCCATTTATCTCCGTGGATAGCTGGTGGCGCAGCGGTTTTGGGTCGATGATTCCTTCCGCCATCTGCTATCTGCTGGCCTGCCTCGGGCTTTACCGGCTGATGCGGAAGTGGGTTTCGCCCGCTGCCGCTTGCATTGCGCTGGCGCTCTTTGCGGCCAATCCCAACCTGCTGTATATGCAGACCACGGCCATGACGGAGCCGCTCTTTCTCTGCGAGCTGATCTGGTCTGTCCTGTTGCTTGTCGAGTGGTATCAAAGTCTCAATGCAGGAGACGGTCGTTCCGGCAGGCTGCTCTGGGCCGTCATCGCAGTGCTCGCCGCTGCGGTTTACACGCGTTACGACGGCTGGATTCTCGCTTTCCTCGCATGGCTTGCGATGGCCGTCTGCATGGCGCGGCGCGGCCGTTTGTTTCGATGGAATTTCATTCTGGCATCACTGGCATTACTGCTCGCGCCCGTGGGCTGGATGGCCTACAATGCAGTCGTCTTCGGAGACTGGCTCGACTTCATGCGCGGGCCGTATTCCGCGCGCGCAATCGAACTTCGCACCTCGTCCTCTGCTGTCGATCCGCATCCCGGCTGGCATAACCTCTGGGTGTCGCTGGTCTATTTCGCCAAGGACGCAGAGATGGATGCCGCGGCTCTTGGCTGGGGTGAAATAGTCTTTCTTGCCGCAGCAATAGGAGCCGGCATTGCCTGGCTTCGCTTCCCCACAAGGAAGCCGGGTAGAGAGGCTGCGGCCCATTCTGCATGGGTCTGGACTTTGCTGCTCTGGCTGCCGTTGCCCTTCTACACTTACTCGGTCAGTTATGGGTCGGTGCCGATTTTCCTGCCCGTCTGGAAGCCATTTTCCTGGTACAACACGCGCTACGGCATGGAGATGCTGCCTGTCTTCGCATTTTTCTTTGCCTTTGCCATCGAAGCAGTCCTTGCGTGGATGGAAGAGCACAAACCAAAATACCGGCGTGCGGTGATCATCGCGTCGTTCGTCCTCTTGGCCGCAAATGTCGCGGAGATGTTGCGAGAGAAGCCGCTGACTTATGTTGAAGCAAAGAAAAACACGGCTGCGCGTGGCTATTACAACGTGACCCTGGCCGACGCGTTGCGGAGGCTTCATGAGCTTGACCCCGCGGGCGTCGTGCTGATGAATACCTCGACCTTTCCCACCATTGTCCCCAATGCGGGACTCACGTACCGGCAGACGATCAACGAGAGCGACAAGGAGTTCTGGTGGGCGGCGCTTGGGGCTCCGGCGGCGCATGCCTCGATCGTGCTGGCCTTTGCCGGGGATGACATCGACAAGGCAGTCAAGGCGCACCCGGAGCATCTGCGTGTCTACCGCAGGTTTCATTCCCCCAGCAAGGGATGGGACCAGTTGGACGCGACCCTGTACGTAACGGATACCTTTCCTGCCGCGGAATTGCCGCAGCCCTCAACAGCCGTAACGGGCCGGTGA